A section of the Neofelis nebulosa isolate mNeoNeb1 chromosome 12, mNeoNeb1.pri, whole genome shotgun sequence genome encodes:
- the MIGA2 gene encoding mitoguardin 2 has translation MAFRRTEGMSVIQALAMTVAEIPVFLYTTFGQSAFSQLRLTPGLRKVLFATALGTVALALAAHQLKRRRRRKKRVSPEIGGARLGTVPLPILMARKVPSVKKGYASRRMQSPSSKSNDTLSGISSIEPSKRSGSSHSLASMVAVNSSSPTAACSGPWDARGMEESVTAGDGDAESLYMQGMELFEEALQKWEQALSVGQRGDSSSTPTPGDSLRNPETASEVLSEPESQRREFAEKLESLLHRAYHLQEEFGSTFPSDSVLLDLERTLMLPLTEGSLHLRADDEDSLTSEDSFFSATELFESLQVGDYSIPLSRPAAAYEEALQLVKEGKVPCRTLRTELLGCYSDQDFLAKLHCVRQAFEGLLEDKSNQLFFGEVGRQMVTGLMTKAEKSPKGFLESYEEMMGYALQPETWATTRLELEGRGVVCMSFFDIVLDFILMDAFEDLENPPSSVLAVLRNRWLSDSFKETALATACWSVLKAKRRLLMVPDGFISHFYSVSEHVSPVLAFGFLGPKPQLAEVCAFFKHQIVQYLRDMFDLDNVRYTSVPALADDILRLSRRRSEILLGYLGAPVASSIGLNGALPRENGPPELLQ, from the exons ATGGCGTTCCGGAGGACCGAGGGCATGTCCGTGATCCAGGCCCTGGCCATGACGGTGGCCGAGATCCCTGTGTTCCTGTACACGACGTTCGGGCAG TCTGCGTTCTCCCAGCTCCGGTTGACACCAGGCCTGCGGAAGGTTCTTTTCGCCACAGCCCTGGGGACcgtggccctggccctggccgcCCACCAGCTAAAGAGGCGACGGCGGAGGAAGAAGCGGGTCAGTCCGGAGATCGGAGGTGCACGTCTGGGCACAgtgcccctccccatcctcatGGCCAGGAAGGTGCCGTCGGTGAAGAAAG GCTACGCCAGCCGGAGGATGCAGAGCCCCAGCAGCAAGAGCAACGACACTCTGAGTGGCATTTCCTCCATCGAGCCCAGCAAGCGCTCAGGCTCCTCCCACAGCCTGGCTTCG ATGGTAGCAGTGAACTCATCCAGCCCCACGGCTGCGTGCTCAGGACCATGGGATGCCAGAGGGATGGAAGAGTCTGTGACCGCCGGTGACGGCGATGCGGAGAGTCTCTACATGCAGG GCATGGAGTTGTTCGAGGAGGCTCTACAGAAGTGGGAGCAGGCGCTGAgcgtggggcagagaggggacagcAGCAGCACCCCCACGCCGGGGGACAGCCTGCGGAACCCCGAGACTGCTTCGGAGGTGCTGTCTGAG CCAGAGTCACAGCGAAGGGAGTTTGCAGAGAAGCTGGAGTCCCTGCTGCACCGGGCCTACCACCTGCAGGAGGAGTTCGGGTCCACCTTCCCCTCCGACAGCGTGCTGCTGGACCTTG AGAGGACCCTCATGCTCCCCTTGACAGAGGGCTCCCTGCATCTACGGGCGGATGATGAAGACAGCCTGACCTCTGAGGATTCCTTCTTCTCTGCCACAGAG CTCTTTGAGTCCCTGCAGGTGGGAGATTACTCGATCCCGCTCTCCAGGCCGGCCGCCGCTTACGAGGAGGCCTTGCAACTGGTGAAGGAGGGGAAGGTGCCCTGCCGGACCCTCAG GACTGAGCTGCTGGGCTGCTACAGTGACCAGGACTTTCTGGCCAAGCTGCATTGTGTGCGGCAAGCCTTCGAG GGTCTTCTGGAAGACAAGAGCAACCAGCTTTTCTTCGGGGAGGTTGGCCGGCAGATGGTGACGGGCCTGATGACCAAGGCCGAGAAG AGCCCCAAAGGCTTCCTGGAGAGTTACGAGGAGATGATGGGCTATGCCCTGCAGCCTGAGACCTGGGCCACCACGCGGCTGGAGCTGGAGGGCCGTGGG GTGGTGTGCATGAGCTTCTTCGACATTGTGCTGGACTTCATACTCATGGACGCCTTCGAGGACCTGGAGAACCCCCCGTCCTCGGTGCTCGCCGTCCTGAGGAACCGCTGGCTGTCAGACAGCTTCAAGGAGACG GCCCTGGCCACTGCTTGCTGGTCAGTCTTGAAAGCGAAGAGGAGGCTGCTGATG GTGCCTGATGGCTTCATCTCCCATTTCTACTCCGTATCGGAGCACGTAAGCCCCGTCCTAGCCTTTGGCTTCCTCGGACCCAAACCCCAGCTCGCTGAAGTCTGTGCTTTCTTCAAG CACCAGATCGTGCAGTACCTGAGGGACATGTTTGACCTGGACAACGTGCGCTACACTTCGGTGCCGGCGCTGGCAGACGACATCCTGCGGCTGTCCCGGCGCCGCAGCGAGATCCTGCTTGGCTACCTGGGGGCGCCGGTGGCCAGCAGCATTGGCCTGAACGGGGCGCTGCCCCGAGAGAACGGCCCCCCGGAGTTGCTCCAGTAG